Proteins from a genomic interval of Paenibacillus sp. FSL H8-0048:
- a CDS encoding Imm51 family immunity protein — protein MDEALLAQFKRWHDEDKHQQIVDRILEIPVDERGYELTSRLGRAYNNLDQYGEALELLLSVAEEGADDPLWHFRIGYSYYHLKQYEQAVQAFARADELQQGDGDIQAMLEYSREGAQREAREQARRAEAIHNAKLLRESGSRDLGSFLDFCADFWEDSDYALKEYVSPLPSDELIASVEEELGYKLPASYIAMMKRHNGGIPRNTCFPVSESTCWAEDHVAISGIAGIGRDKSYSLCGDLGSRFMIEEWGYPDIGVVFGDCPSAGHDVIMLDYRHCGPEGEPEVIHVDQEGNYEITFLAPDFETFIRGLVNDEVFDTSEEDKQADLKKVASAQFSPLLQELCGKVTEVDDIEGIIRRICTAIVEEKGHFSLHADERSTLMYDLQFWLYTSAYPNTNRDQYLEVYSKMIAFGGEFSTGGYAPGFISDWLDDRVRQGMIVNTNGTLRLKDEAKEQLLKKLKEEEAVGAADLKPFIIVEQDNGGKSVILNAGSYKTEVFAAREDEGFEGGGYDWASLAAVFLEERMPELAQIIRFDPEADMFCAYSSDGEALVKFAIAFKRACEDDELIRDLFSRAELD, from the coding sequence ATGGATGAAGCATTGCTTGCACAATTCAAGCGTTGGCATGATGAGGATAAACACCAGCAGATCGTGGACCGCATTCTGGAGATTCCGGTAGACGAGAGAGGGTATGAGTTAACCAGCCGGTTAGGCCGGGCCTACAATAACCTGGACCAATACGGGGAAGCGCTGGAGCTGCTGCTTAGTGTGGCGGAGGAGGGCGCGGACGATCCGCTGTGGCATTTTCGCATAGGATATTCCTATTATCATCTGAAGCAGTATGAGCAGGCCGTTCAGGCGTTTGCGCGGGCGGATGAATTGCAGCAAGGAGACGGAGATATTCAGGCGATGCTGGAGTATAGCAGGGAGGGTGCGCAGCGTGAGGCGAGAGAGCAGGCCAGACGCGCCGAAGCGATACATAATGCTAAATTGCTAAGAGAGAGCGGAAGCAGGGATCTGGGTTCTTTCCTTGATTTCTGTGCGGATTTCTGGGAGGACAGCGACTATGCCTTGAAGGAGTATGTCTCTCCGCTGCCCAGTGACGAGCTGATTGCTTCAGTCGAGGAAGAGCTTGGCTATAAGCTGCCGGCCTCTTATATCGCCATGATGAAGCGGCATAACGGGGGGATTCCGCGCAATACCTGTTTTCCGGTGAGTGAATCTACGTGCTGGGCGGAGGATCATGTTGCGATCTCAGGGATAGCCGGAATCGGCCGTGACAAAAGCTACTCCCTCTGCGGAGACCTGGGCAGCCGCTTCATGATTGAGGAGTGGGGTTATCCCGATATTGGCGTGGTCTTCGGCGACTGTCCTTCTGCCGGACATGATGTCATTATGCTGGATTACCGCCACTGCGGGCCGGAGGGGGAGCCTGAGGTGATTCATGTGGATCAGGAGGGCAATTACGAGATAACATTCCTGGCCCCCGACTTCGAGACCTTCATCCGCGGGCTGGTGAACGATGAGGTGTTCGATACCTCTGAAGAGGACAAGCAGGCGGACCTGAAGAAGGTGGCCTCTGCGCAGTTCTCTCCGCTGCTGCAGGAGCTGTGCGGCAAGGTTACGGAAGTAGACGATATAGAGGGCATTATCCGCAGGATCTGCACCGCCATCGTTGAGGAGAAGGGGCATTTCAGTCTTCATGCAGATGAACGCTCCACTCTGATGTATGATCTGCAATTCTGGCTCTACACCAGCGCCTATCCGAATACGAACCGTGACCAATATCTTGAGGTGTATTCCAAAATGATCGCGTTCGGCGGTGAATTCAGCACAGGCGGATATGCCCCGGGCTTCATCTCGGACTGGCTGGACGACCGGGTCCGCCAAGGCATGATCGTGAACACGAACGGGACGCTCCGGTTAAAGGATGAGGCGAAGGAACAATTATTGAAGAAGCTGAAGGAGGAGGAAGCGGTGGGAGCAGCAGATCTGAAGCCTTTTATTATCGTGGAGCAGGATAACGGCGGCAAGTCCGTGATTCTGAACGCGGGAAGCTATAAGACAGAAGTATTCGCCGCGCGGGAAGACGAGGGCTTCGAAGGGGGCGGATACGATTGGGCCTCTCTGGCAGCGGTCTTCCTGGAGGAGCGGATGCCTGAGCTGGCCCAGATCATCCGGTTTGACCCGGAAGCGGATATGTTCTGCGCCTATTCCTCTGACGGCGAGGCGCTGGTCAAGTTCGCCATTGCCTTCAAGCGGGCCTGTGAGGACGATGAGCTCATCCGCGATCTGTTCTCGCGCGCGGAGCTGGATTAG
- a CDS encoding helix-turn-helix domain-containing protein, producing MNLPESVGTRIRELRKAKGWTQEQLAEAASLHYSYIGGVERGDRNISLETLEKIIAAFQIPAEEIFRFEDHTDRRKALDEHMTLISSRSTNEIEALTKINREVLATLDIQPEKSNGVLWRCARTIV from the coding sequence ATGAATTTACCAGAAAGTGTAGGAACTCGGATACGCGAGCTTAGAAAAGCAAAAGGATGGACCCAGGAACAGCTGGCGGAAGCTGCGTCACTTCACTACAGCTATATAGGTGGGGTTGAACGCGGAGACCGCAATATTTCTTTGGAGACTCTGGAGAAAATAATAGCTGCTTTCCAAATCCCTGCTGAAGAAATTTTCCGTTTCGAGGATCATACCGACCGCCGCAAGGCGTTAGATGAACATATGACTTTGATAAGTAGCAGGAGTACAAACGAGATAGAAGCTCTTACCAAGATCAATCGGGAAGTGCTGGCTACACTGGATATTCAACCTGAAAAAAGTAACGGGGTACTTTGGAGATGCGCACGGACCATTGTTTAA
- a CDS encoding helix-turn-helix domain-containing protein encodes MTDLRNTVGDRMRAIRKAQGLTQQQLAELSNLDDAYIGAVERGERNFSIDTLEKIVNALQVQPGELFLHSQGLNETEAAQRKALDEYAVIVSGLSVKQISTLQRIVSEVKGAFET; translated from the coding sequence ATGACAGACTTACGAAACACGGTCGGGGACCGAATGCGCGCAATAAGGAAGGCCCAAGGATTAACACAACAGCAATTAGCCGAGCTATCTAACTTGGATGATGCGTACATAGGAGCAGTTGAGCGCGGAGAGCGGAATTTTTCTATAGATACCTTGGAGAAGATCGTAAACGCATTACAAGTTCAACCCGGCGAGTTATTTCTCCATTCTCAGGGTCTTAACGAAACTGAAGCTGCACAGCGGAAAGCCCTTGATGAATATGCGGTTATTGTCAGCGGATTGAGCGTGAAGCAAATAAGCACTTTGCAGAGGATTGTTAGCGAGGTGAAAGGAGCTTTTGAGACATAA
- a CDS encoding DNA-binding protein produces MRPSILKLLNPDIIVEMLEMANRLEDWNKVLNTAGILHSYAQCIYEERQYHKAKGLPVPLMDMQRPLVYYFGFSHLMRGIAYQKQQKYDEAREMIYRYAELGWMEDLGVEGETIAEEFRGLARANLYMVDILSGQNGLLEEYRCFLQDHPEELLPGLGTILQAAVDYGLDVDDLLHTFAEQSAGFGDYEDAGNLSYYLNYCYHLALYHKRGGRLPEAMDWMMQALRLAHQSRHDSNFKRCLASFEALRGKVTAEESRRYDEVLADCLAQVVLGLHEPPDAGVQIRIFS; encoded by the coding sequence ATGCGCCCTTCTATTCTGAAATTACTCAATCCCGACATTATCGTTGAAATGCTGGAAATGGCAAATCGCTTAGAGGATTGGAATAAGGTGCTGAATACGGCAGGTATTCTCCACAGCTATGCGCAGTGCATCTATGAGGAGCGGCAGTATCACAAGGCTAAAGGGCTTCCGGTACCGCTTATGGACATGCAGCGTCCGCTTGTCTATTATTTCGGGTTCAGTCATCTAATGCGGGGCATCGCTTATCAGAAGCAGCAGAAGTATGACGAGGCTAGAGAGATGATATACCGCTATGCTGAGCTTGGCTGGATGGAGGATTTGGGGGTAGAAGGGGAGACGATTGCCGAGGAGTTCAGAGGCTTGGCACGTGCTAACTTGTATATGGTGGATATTCTCTCAGGGCAGAATGGACTTCTGGAGGAATATCGCTGTTTCTTGCAGGATCATCCGGAGGAGCTGTTGCCGGGGTTAGGGACAATTTTGCAGGCTGCGGTGGATTACGGGTTAGATGTGGATGATCTGCTGCATACGTTCGCGGAGCAGAGTGCCGGGTTTGGGGACTATGAAGATGCAGGGAATCTCTCTTATTATTTGAATTATTGCTATCATTTGGCTCTATATCACAAGCGGGGAGGCAGACTCCCGGAGGCGATGGACTGGATGATGCAAGCTTTAAGACTGGCCCACCAGTCCAGACACGATAGCAACTTCAAGCGTTGTCTGGCGTCATTTGAAGCATTGCGTGGAAAAGTGACGGCAGAAGAGAGCCGACGGTATGATGAGGTGCTGGCAGATTGTCTGGCGCAGGTTGTTTTGGGGCTTCATGAACCTCCGGATGCGGGAGTCCAGATTCGGATTTTTTCATGA
- a CDS encoding RidA family protein, protein MFGLFRYTDHISGDKGTRTSMGGITRHDVNEEYAYSGFVEAGDFVFLSFCVGNVGGTVEEQVEGALNDMSDRLGRVGLTLTDVVKVDILLRDVWEIPVMEEVFKRRFQGKYPARKTISTEFAHVGGPDGLKVQIDGVAYRPRA, encoded by the coding sequence ATGTTCGGTTTATTCCGCTATACTGATCATATCTCAGGCGATAAGGGGACAAGAACCAGTATGGGCGGGATCACCAGACATGATGTGAATGAGGAGTATGCGTACTCCGGTTTTGTAGAGGCGGGGGATTTTGTTTTCCTGAGCTTCTGTGTAGGCAATGTGGGCGGAACGGTGGAAGAGCAGGTGGAAGGTGCGCTGAATGACATGAGTGATCGTCTCGGACGGGTGGGACTTACACTTACAGATGTGGTGAAAGTGGACATTCTGCTGCGGGATGTATGGGAGATTCCAGTTATGGAAGAGGTATTCAAGCGCAGATTCCAAGGCAAGTACCCTGCCCGCAAAACGATCTCCACCGAGTTCGCGCATGTGGGAGGCCCGGATGGACTTAAGGTCCAGATCGACGGCGTAGCATATCGTCCGCGCGCGTAG
- a CDS encoding SDR family NAD(P)-dependent oxidoreductase gives MNIKGKWSLITGASSGIGEQFARQLAKEGSHLVLVARSKGKLDALAAELTRSHGIQCQVIPQDLSLEDAAGELYQQCQQLGLNIELLVNNAGFATHGLFEQISGRRQHEEVMLNVAAVVDMTHLFLPGMLHRGAGAVINVSSTAGFQPLPYMAVYGATKAFVLSFTDALYWENRDRGVQFFALCPGSTETNFFNVVGTEDASVGGAKDSPERVVALTLRAMARGKQYVVPGFRNYLGAQITRFMTRRQSLQLVGGMLRPASKEH, from the coding sequence ATGAATATTAAAGGGAAATGGTCTTTAATCACCGGAGCCTCTTCGGGAATCGGTGAACAGTTTGCCAGACAATTAGCCAAGGAGGGCAGTCATCTGGTGCTTGTAGCCCGATCCAAAGGCAAACTGGATGCACTCGCAGCCGAATTGACCCGAAGCCATGGAATTCAGTGCCAGGTGATTCCCCAGGACCTATCGCTCGAAGACGCTGCCGGTGAGCTGTACCAGCAATGCCAGCAGCTTGGCCTGAATATCGAGCTGCTGGTGAACAATGCAGGTTTTGCCACCCATGGCCTGTTCGAGCAGATCTCCGGCAGGCGCCAGCATGAAGAGGTCATGCTCAACGTAGCCGCTGTAGTCGATATGACGCACCTCTTCCTTCCCGGAATGCTCCACAGAGGAGCAGGTGCTGTGATCAATGTCTCGTCTACCGCAGGCTTTCAGCCGCTGCCTTATATGGCCGTCTATGGGGCGACCAAAGCTTTTGTCTTGTCCTTCACCGATGCCCTCTACTGGGAGAATCGGGATCGTGGCGTACAATTCTTCGCCCTGTGCCCAGGCTCGACAGAGACCAATTTCTTCAACGTAGTAGGTACGGAGGATGCCTCTGTCGGCGGCGCAAAGGACTCGCCGGAGCGGGTAGTGGCCCTTACACTGCGTGCCATGGCCAGAGGGAAACAGTACGTTGTTCCCGGATTCCGCAATTACCTGGGTGCCCAGATTACCCGATTCATGACCCGCAGACAGAGTCTGCAGCTGGTTGGGGGTATGCTTCGCCCTGCCTCGAAAGAGCACTAA
- a CDS encoding TetR/AcrR family transcriptional regulator codes for MKVIPIHNEDKPAPPTGRTLKTYQEARLQNTENLRKLVVDAAADILQEEGPEAVTVRRVSQRMGCSTKIIYSLFVNKEGLAQQLYLEGCKLLARRFDEVPPSADLRQHLLELGEAFWQFGQDYSSYYKLMFGGAFAEFKPDAESMQGTLTAIRRLQVLIITAQQQGLISDKEETGALVAVIWSSLHGVIHLYMGGFLGDAEAAHAVYKQTMAMLSQSLFAEPDRGAISE; via the coding sequence ATGAAGGTGATTCCTATTCATAACGAAGATAAGCCGGCACCACCCACGGGCCGGACACTGAAGACCTATCAGGAAGCCCGCCTGCAAAATACAGAAAATCTCCGTAAGCTAGTGGTAGATGCAGCCGCAGATATTCTGCAGGAAGAGGGGCCGGAGGCCGTTACTGTACGCAGAGTATCGCAAAGAATGGGCTGTTCCACGAAGATTATCTACAGTCTGTTTGTCAATAAAGAGGGCCTGGCCCAGCAGCTCTATCTGGAGGGCTGCAAACTGCTGGCCCGGCGGTTTGATGAGGTGCCGCCGTCTGCTGACCTCCGGCAGCATCTGCTGGAGCTGGGCGAAGCCTTCTGGCAGTTCGGACAGGATTACAGCAGCTACTACAAGCTGATGTTCGGAGGGGCTTTTGCCGAGTTCAAGCCGGATGCGGAGAGTATGCAGGGAACGTTGACCGCCATACGCCGACTACAGGTTCTAATCATTACCGCCCAGCAGCAGGGGCTTATTTCGGACAAGGAAGAGACCGGGGCTCTTGTCGCCGTCATATGGTCCTCACTGCACGGTGTAATTCATCTGTATATGGGCGGATTCCTTGGCGATGCCGAAGCCGCCCATGCTGTATACAAACAGACGATGGCTATGCTCTCCCAATCCCTGTTTGCCGAACCGGATAGAGGAGCGATAAGCGAATGA
- a CDS encoding nucleotidyltransferase family protein: protein MIALILAAGYATRLYPLTLDTPKPLLPVQGSRTILDLLAARLEVLEEISEILVVTNERFFHAFEQWAGQYRGSKPVRILNDGTSSPEGRLGAIGDIQFVLERVQPQEDLLVLAGDNVLGFGLAGYLDYFHKVDTDCILVRTVDDPEELRSIGVAELDAQNRVLSLEEKPQAPRSNIGVFALYIYKRSTLPLFSRYLAEGGNPDAPSYFPEWLHSRQEMRAYYTEGTIEDVGTPEAYAQMRARLEEQAE, encoded by the coding sequence ATGATCGCATTAATCTTGGCTGCGGGGTATGCTACCCGTCTGTATCCCTTAACATTAGACACCCCGAAGCCGCTGCTGCCGGTGCAGGGAAGCCGGACGATTCTGGATCTGCTGGCCGCGCGGCTGGAGGTGCTGGAGGAGATTTCGGAGATTCTTGTGGTGACGAATGAGCGGTTTTTCCATGCTTTTGAACAGTGGGCCGGGCAGTACCGGGGGAGCAAGCCGGTTCGTATCCTGAACGATGGCACTTCTTCTCCCGAGGGGCGGTTAGGCGCGATTGGCGATATCCAGTTTGTGCTGGAGCGGGTGCAGCCGCAGGAGGATCTGCTGGTGCTGGCAGGCGATAATGTGCTGGGCTTCGGCCTCGCTGGGTATTTGGACTATTTTCACAAGGTGGATACCGACTGTATTCTGGTGCGGACGGTGGATGATCCAGAAGAGCTGCGCAGTATCGGTGTGGCGGAGCTGGATGCGCAGAATCGGGTCTTATCCCTGGAGGAAAAGCCGCAGGCGCCCCGCTCCAACATTGGCGTATTCGCGCTGTACATCTACAAACGGTCTACGCTGCCGCTGTTCTCCCGTTATCTGGCTGAAGGGGGCAACCCGGATGCGCCGAGTTATTTTCCCGAATGGCTGCATTCCCGTCAGGAGATGCGGGCCTACTATACGGAGGGCACGATAGAGGATGTCGGCACCCCGGAGGCCTATGCGCAGATGCGGGCGAGGCTGGAGGAACAGGCAGAGTAG
- a CDS encoding cellulase family glycosylhydrolase, whose product MTFGFRTLGKMLLALTLLAGTAAIAGQPVKAEGAAKLFYHTSGSRIVDSQGDPAVFNGLNWFGFETPNYSPHGLWSRSMDDVLDQVRAEGYNLIRLPFSSQMFDPASQANSIDYAKNPDLAGLTPIEIMDTLIEKAGQRGIQIFLDRHRPDSGGQSTLWYTAAYPESRWISDWVMLAARYANNPTVIGADLHNEPHGPASWGTGDLSTDWRLAAQRAGNAILAVNPHWLIIVEGIEQNVQGNTSKYWWGGNLTGVRNYPVTLTVPNQVVYSPHDYGPGVAEQPWFSDPAFPANLPAIWDQTWGYISKENIAPLIMGEFGGRSVDTLSVEGKWQNKLVDYIGTNNLYWTYWTLNPNSGDTGGLLQDDWATWNRPKQLMLNRIMKTVTFPPIEQPGGPGTGPVTATPLYRSDETGNNVGSIRASLQLKSTSTVPVPLSQFTIRYWFTQDGSSAHTMEIDYAVVGKNNIQTTIVPLTVPVPNADAYAEISFKDGAGTLAASGSTGEIQFRIHKDNYANYSQANDYSFRPLLTSFTANDRITVYHNGTLIYGIEP is encoded by the coding sequence ATGACCTTTGGTTTCAGGACACTGGGAAAAATGCTTTTGGCTCTAACACTGCTTGCAGGTACCGCTGCTATTGCCGGACAGCCGGTGAAGGCTGAGGGGGCAGCGAAGCTTTTTTATCACACCTCGGGCAGCCGGATTGTAGATTCGCAGGGGGACCCGGCCGTGTTCAACGGACTGAACTGGTTTGGCTTCGAGACGCCGAACTATTCCCCGCACGGATTATGGTCGCGTTCCATGGATGATGTGCTAGATCAGGTCCGCGCAGAAGGGTACAACCTGATTCGCCTGCCGTTCAGCAGTCAAATGTTCGATCCGGCTTCCCAGGCCAACAGCATCGATTATGCCAAAAACCCGGATCTGGCCGGTCTGACTCCGATCGAAATTATGGATACCTTAATCGAAAAAGCCGGCCAGCGCGGCATTCAAATCTTTCTGGACCGGCACCGTCCCGATTCCGGCGGGCAGTCAACGCTCTGGTATACCGCCGCATATCCTGAATCCCGCTGGATCAGTGACTGGGTGATGCTGGCTGCACGGTATGCGAATAATCCTACGGTAATCGGTGCCGACCTGCATAATGAGCCTCATGGCCCGGCAAGCTGGGGGACCGGTGATCTCAGCACAGACTGGCGGCTCGCGGCCCAGCGGGCAGGGAATGCCATCCTTGCGGTGAATCCGCATTGGCTGATCATCGTTGAAGGTATAGAGCAGAACGTGCAGGGTAACACCAGTAAGTACTGGTGGGGGGGTAACCTCACCGGGGTGCGGAATTATCCGGTAACGCTTACCGTGCCGAATCAAGTGGTGTATTCTCCGCATGATTACGGTCCCGGGGTAGCGGAGCAGCCGTGGTTCAGCGATCCTGCTTTTCCGGCGAACCTGCCTGCGATATGGGATCAGACCTGGGGCTATATCAGCAAAGAGAACATCGCCCCTCTAATCATGGGTGAATTCGGAGGCCGCAGCGTGGACACCCTCTCGGTGGAAGGGAAGTGGCAAAATAAACTAGTCGATTACATCGGTACGAATAACCTCTACTGGACCTACTGGACACTGAACCCCAACAGTGGGGATACCGGCGGTCTGCTGCAGGATGACTGGGCAACCTGGAACCGGCCGAAGCAGCTCATGCTGAACCGGATCATGAAGACGGTCACCTTCCCTCCTATTGAACAGCCTGGAGGCCCAGGAACAGGACCTGTAACCGCCACTCCGCTCTACCGCAGTGATGAGACCGGCAACAATGTGGGCTCCATCCGGGCAAGTCTCCAGCTGAAGAGCACTTCCACCGTCCCCGTCCCGCTCAGCCAATTCACGATCCGTTACTGGTTCACCCAGGACGGCAGCTCTGCGCACACCATGGAGATTGACTACGCCGTCGTCGGCAAAAACAATATCCAGACCACCATCGTTCCGCTCACAGTACCGGTCCCGAACGCCGACGCTTACGCGGAAATCTCCTTCAAGGATGGAGCAGGGACCCTGGCTGCTTCCGGCTCAACCGGAGAGATCCAGTTCCGCATTCACAAGGATAACTATGCGAATTACAGCCAGGCTAACGATTACTCCTTCCGGCCGCTGCTGACCAGCTTCACCGCCAATGATCGGATTACTGTGTACCATAATGGCACGCTCATCTACGGCATAGAGCCATAA
- a CDS encoding polysaccharide deacetylase family protein yields MFRMKAIQWAAIGSLVVSLFVGSLAVGGEKVFAADCSAGYVALTYDDGPNPSNTTNLLNALQQNGLRATFFNVGQNAQNNPSLVLAQKNAGMWIGNHSWSHANLTQVGTSQITSEITNTQQTLQSITGTAPKLFRPPYGATNATLKSIEAQNGLTEVLWNVDSQDWNGASTGQIVSAVGTMKNGDVILMHDQYQTTLQAVPQIAQNLKNRNLCSGMISPSTGRAVAPDGGGNGPGPAATKVEAESMTKAGQYTANISTPFSGVALYANNDSVKYTQNFTSGTHNFSLRGASNNANMARVDLKIGGVTKGTFYYGGSSPAVYTISNVSHGTGNQVIELVVTADDGTWDAYLDYLEIN; encoded by the coding sequence ATGTTTAGAATGAAAGCTATACAATGGGCAGCTATCGGGTCGCTGGTGGTGTCTTTATTTGTGGGGTCGCTGGCGGTGGGCGGGGAGAAGGTGTTCGCCGCCGATTGCTCGGCCGGCTATGTAGCTCTAACGTATGATGACGGGCCGAATCCAAGCAACACGACGAACCTGCTGAATGCTCTGCAGCAGAATGGTCTGCGCGCCACGTTCTTCAATGTCGGGCAGAATGCGCAGAATAATCCTTCGCTCGTCCTGGCCCAGAAGAACGCAGGGATGTGGATTGGCAACCATTCCTGGTCACATGCGAATCTGACCCAGGTGGGCACCTCCCAGATCACATCGGAGATTACAAATACCCAGCAGACGCTGCAGTCCATTACCGGCACTGCTCCGAAGCTGTTCCGTCCGCCGTACGGGGCTACCAACGCGACTCTCAAATCCATTGAGGCCCAGAACGGCCTTACCGAAGTGCTCTGGAACGTGGATTCCCAGGACTGGAACGGAGCCAGCACCGGCCAGATTGTGTCCGCCGTAGGCACGATGAAGAATGGGGATGTCATCCTGATGCATGACCAATACCAGACCACACTCCAGGCGGTACCGCAGATTGCACAGAATCTCAAGAACCGTAACCTGTGTTCAGGCATGATCTCGCCGTCCACCGGCAGGGCGGTTGCGCCTGATGGCGGCGGCAATGGTCCTGGCCCCGCTGCAACGAAGGTAGAGGCGGAGAGTATGACTAAGGCGGGCCAATATACTGCTAATATCAGCACACCCTTCTCCGGAGTTGCCTTGTACGCGAATAATGATTCTGTGAAGTACACCCAGAATTTCACCAGCGGCACCCATAATTTCTCCCTGCGCGGAGCCTCCAATAACGCCAATATGGCCAGGGTGGATCTCAAAATCGGCGGGGTGACGAAGGGGACCTTCTACTATGGCGGAAGCAGCCCTGCGGTCTATACGATCAGTAACGTCAGCCATGGAACCGGCAATCAGGTGATTGAGCTGGTGGTTACCGCCGATGACGGGACTTGGGACGCTTACCTTGATTATCTGGAAATTAACTGA
- a CDS encoding sensor histidine kinase — MFNKLRTRFLIVNLVTISIIMLAAFAAIYIFTYRNVQADIYMALHRIADMQERGPGDGQGPRGSGGGGGAMPTGQGPIDPYQPERSVSFKVQTDASGTLTGKESKFTMDDELYTAALKEALSQGKDTGRFTLDGSRWIFMVKPASSGQQFVFMDITAQQQILTNLIYTFAAVGLLTLVILYFTSRYFAGRSIAPVREAFDKQKQFIADASHELKTPLTIINTNADVLLANSEDTIRNQAKWLQYIKSETERMTRLTGDLLYLTEMDDSRTGKLHSRFNMSEAVENIILTMEAVIFEKNLSFDYDIQPDLTVPGNSEQIKQVVMILLDNAVKYTNPKGSVHISLYKVNTGVLLSVANTGEGIAAEHLARIFDRFYRTDTSRARKQGGYGLGLAIARSIVDQHKGKIYAKSVAGESVTFYMQLP, encoded by the coding sequence ATGTTCAATAAACTCCGGACCCGGTTCCTGATTGTCAATCTGGTCACCATCTCCATTATCATGCTGGCGGCCTTCGCCGCCATCTACATCTTCACGTACCGCAATGTGCAGGCTGACATCTATATGGCACTCCACCGGATTGCGGACATGCAAGAACGGGGTCCTGGCGACGGACAAGGCCCGCGCGGTTCTGGCGGCGGTGGCGGGGCAATGCCCACAGGCCAGGGGCCGATCGACCCTTACCAGCCGGAGCGTTCCGTCTCCTTCAAGGTGCAGACTGATGCCAGCGGCACGCTGACCGGCAAGGAATCGAAGTTCACCATGGACGATGAGCTCTATACCGCCGCGCTGAAGGAAGCGCTCAGCCAGGGCAAGGACACCGGCCGGTTCACACTGGACGGCAGCCGCTGGATCTTCATGGTGAAGCCTGCAAGCAGCGGACAACAGTTCGTCTTCATGGATATCACCGCCCAGCAGCAGATCCTGACGAACCTGATCTATACCTTCGCGGCTGTCGGCCTGCTGACGCTGGTCATCCTGTACTTCACCAGCCGCTACTTTGCGGGGCGCTCGATTGCGCCGGTAAGGGAAGCTTTTGACAAGCAGAAGCAGTTCATTGCCGACGCCTCCCATGAGCTGAAGACACCGCTGACGATCATTAACACCAATGCGGATGTACTGCTGGCGAACAGTGAGGATACAATCCGCAATCAGGCCAAATGGCTGCAGTACATCAAGTCCGAGACGGAGCGTATGACGCGGCTGACAGGTGATCTGCTGTATCTGACGGAGATGGATGACTCCCGGACCGGGAAGCTCCACAGCAGGTTCAACATGAGCGAAGCGGTAGAAAATATTATTCTGACCATGGAGGCGGTCATCTTCGAGAAGAATCTCTCCTTCGACTATGACATCCAGCCGGATCTTACCGTGCCGGGCAACAGCGAGCAGATCAAGCAGGTAGTGATGATTCTGCTGGATAACGCAGTGAAATATACGAATCCCAAGGGCTCTGTACACATCTCGCTCTATAAGGTGAACACCGGTGTGCTCCTCTCCGTCGCAAATACCGGGGAAGGTATTGCGGCGGAGCATCTGGCACGGATCTTTGACCGCTTTTACCGTACGGATACCTCCAGAGCGCGCAAGCAGGGCGGCTACGGCCTGGGTCTGGCTATCGCGAGGTCGATTGTGGACCAGCATAAAGGGAAGATCTATGCAAAGAGCGTGGCCGGAGAGTCCGTAACATTCTATATGCAGTTGCCTTGA
- a CDS encoding response regulator transcription factor: MRILIVEDEIHLAEALTQILKKHHYSVDAVHDGRSGLDYAQSGIYDLLLLDIMMPELDGISVLKELRKDGFSTPVIMLTAKGEINDMVTGLDYGADDYIAKPFASEELLARIRAALRRKGEVIPDDALKFGDLELNTANPKLTVKGKEMKLNLKETELLELLILRKQAVTSKEQIIEKLWGFDSDAEHNNVEVYISFLRKKLTFLSSEVRISTIRGVGYVLEASV; encoded by the coding sequence ATGAGAATATTAATCGTAGAAGACGAGATCCATCTGGCGGAGGCCTTAACCCAAATCCTCAAAAAGCACCATTATTCGGTAGACGCAGTCCACGACGGCCGTTCCGGTCTTGATTATGCGCAGAGCGGGATCTATGACCTGCTGCTGCTGGATATTATGATGCCGGAGCTGGATGGAATCAGCGTGCTGAAGGAGTTGCGCAAGGACGGCTTCTCCACACCGGTTATCATGCTTACCGCTAAAGGAGAGATCAACGACATGGTGACCGGACTCGATTATGGAGCTGACGATTATATCGCCAAGCCATTCGCTTCAGAGGAGCTGCTGGCCCGTATCCGGGCTGCTCTGCGGCGTAAGGGCGAGGTGATTCCAGACGATGCCTTGAAATTCGGGGATCTGGAGCTGAATACGGCTAATCCGAAGCTGACGGTGAAGGGCAAGGAGATGAAGCTGAATCTGAAGGAAACGGAGCTGCTGGAGCTGCTGATCCTAAGGAAGCAGGCGGTCACCTCGAAGGAGCAGATCATTGAGAAGCTGTGGGGGTTCGATTCTGATGCGGAGCATAACAACGTGGAGGTCTATATTTCTTTTTTGCGTAAAAAGCTGACCTTCCTGAGCTCGGAGGTGCGCATCAGCACGATTAGGGGCGTAGGGTACGTGCTGGAGGCGAGTGTCTGA